In the Setaria italica strain Yugu1 chromosome VI, Setaria_italica_v2.0, whole genome shotgun sequence genome, one interval contains:
- the LOC111257699 gene encoding ATP-dependent DNA helicase PIF1-like — protein MGKDIRSFPLPEIDEQNDTKDNTPREITEEANIEVDPEDMELPKHLNDEQKAAYNEILTAIDRDEGGLFFVDGPGGMGKTFLYRALLATVRGQGKIALATATSGVAASIMPGGRTVHSRFKIPLRIDDGAICSFTKQSGTAKLLQAASLIIWDEASMTKRQAIEALDKSMRDIMDVPNLPFGGKTVVFGGDFRQVLPVVRKGTRSQIVDASLRRSELWNCMRHMKLVRNMRAQNDPWFAEYLLRIGNGTEETNDKGEIRLPKNICIPRTMDDSELDRLIDSVYQMNNACLEDPNYITSRAILSTRNDCVDRINLKMIERFQGEEMVYHSFDSVEDDPHNYYPPEFLNTLTPNGLPPHMLKLKINCPIILLRNIDPANGLCNGTRLVVRGFQKNAIDAEIVLGQHYGTRVFLPRIPLCPSDDEMFPFRFKRKQFPVRLSFAMTINKA, from the coding sequence ATGGGAAAAGACATACGATCATTTCCTCTTCCAGAGATCGACGAGCAAAATGACACAAAAGACAATACACCTAGGGAGATCACCGAGGAAGCCAACATCGAGGTGGACCCTGAGGACATGGAATTGCCTAAACACCTAAATGACGAGCAAAAGGCCGCCTACAATGAAATTCTAACAGCAATTGATAGAGATGAAGGAGGGCTATTCTTCGTAGATGGACCGGGAGGAATGGGGAAAACTTTTCTATACAGGGCATTGCTTGCAACAGTCCGTGGACAAGGAAAAATAGCTTTAGCAACAGCAACCTCTGGTGTCGCTGCTTCCATAATGCCCGGAGGAAGGACAGTGCACTCAAGGTTTAAAATACCACTAAGGATAGATGATGGGGCTATTTGTTCATTCACAAAACAAAGTGGGACAGCCAAGCTACTTCAGGCAGCATCGCTAATCATTTGGGACGAAGCATCGATGACTAAGAGGCAGGCAATAGAGGCACTGGACAAAAGCATGCGTGACATAATGGATGTACCAAATCTTCCATTTGGTGGGAAAACAGTGGTATTTGGGGGAGATTTTAGACAAGTTCTGCCGGTTGTACGAAAGGGTACAAGAtcacaaatagtagatgcctcACTACGCAGATCTGAACTCTGGAATTGCATGCGTCACATGAAGCTTGTGCGCAACATGAGGGCTCAAAATGACCCATGGTTTGCAGAATACCTATTGCGCATCGGCAATGGCACTGAGGAGACAAACGATAAAGGCGAGATACGTCTGCCCAAAAATATATGTATTCCACGCACAATGGATGATTCCGAACTTGATAGACTCATCGACAGCGTCTACCAAATGAACAACGCTTGCCTGGAGGATCCAAATTACATCACATCAAGAGCCATTTTATCCACGCGTAATGACTGTGTAGACCGCATAAATCTGAAAATGATTGAACGATTCCAAGGAGAAGAGATGGTCTATCACAGCTTCGATAGTGTAGAAGATGACCCACATAACTACTATCCCCCGGAATTCCTAAACACACTAACCCCAAATGGACTACCACCACATATGCTGAAGCTCAAGATTAACTGTCCAATAATACTACTCAGAAATATCGACCCAGCTAATGGACTATGCAATGGCACAAGATTGGTGGTACGAGGATTCCAGAAAAATGCAATCGATGCAGAGATTGTACTAGGACAACATTATGGGACACGAGTTTTCTTGCCCCGAATCCCGCTGTGCCCCTCTGATGATGAGATGTTCCCATTCCGTTTCAAGAGGAAACAATTTCCTGTAAGACTAAGTTTCGCAATGACAATAAACAAAGCATAA
- the LOC101780728 gene encoding protein ENHANCED DOWNY MILDEW 2 has translation MFDDDDGVEPHFEDVNEYYFEDGEKKPVCFSILPFQFDENDKVTYCNIEKNVFLRGIADKSLHVYKKVIAWKIGLDSEKPNICMLSIENKWIKLLKPRKCYGEFVRSVLITVQMLHFVRKRDQRSCLDHVWDHLDEVFGKYDTKPMEDDLMKHHRLIKLFVENDVTLMKSKILRRLIENGFKRTKTALGPEAQFIVDDEQHVTKNHGNHYHNNDDNGYASDDDDDDGTDQICALCDDGGELLSCEGPCKRSFHPTKEDGRESKCRTLGYTLAEVERMCPFLCENCKNRQHQCFRCGQLEPSHGPNAKVFQCNKESCGYFYHPKCIAQLLDPNATDGACELERRIMEGMPFSCPIHWCFKCGIMENKTQRGLKIAACRRCPRAYHLQCLPREISFKTKDKDIIKRAWKLSETILIYCLDHEIDKATRTARRNHIKFPAMPEGSTDKVTGKRENNTDQSTKSIESPNML, from the exons ATGTTTGATGATGACGATGGAGTGGAGCCACACTTCGAGGATGTGAACGAGTACTATTTTGAGGATGGTGAAAAGAAACCTGTTTGTTTCAGTATCTTGCCTTTCCAGTTTGATGAGAATGATAAAGTGACATATTGCAATATCGAGAAGAATGTATTTTTACGTGGAATTGCGGATAAAAGCCTTCATGTATACAAGAAGGTCATAGCTTGGAAGATAGGACTTGACAGTGAGAAGCCCAACATCTGTATGCTTTCTATTGAGAACAAGTGGATAAAACTGTTGAAACCACGAAAATGCTATGGAGAGTTTGTTCGATCAGTTTTGATCACAGTCCAAATGCTCCACTTTGTTCGGAAGAGGGACCAGAGAAGTTGTTTGGATCACGTTTGGGATCACCTTGATGAAGTTTTTGG TAAATATGATACGAAACCTATGGAGGATGACTTGATGAAGCACCATCGCCTAATCAAGTTGTTTGTAGAGAATGATGTAACATTGATGAAGTCAAAG ATTCTGCGAAGGCTTATTGAGAATGGCTTTAAAAGGACCAAAACG GCCTTAGGTCCGGAAGCACAATTCATTGTCGATGATGAGCAACATGTGACAAAAAACCATGGTAACCATTATCATAACAACGATGACAATGGATATGCTagcgatgatgatgatgatgatggcacTGATCAAATATGCGCTTTATGTGACGATGGGGGAGAATTGCTTAG CTGTGAAGGTCCATGCAAGAGGTCTTTCCATCCCACAAAGGAAGATGGAAGAGAATCTAAATGCAGAACTCTTGGTTACACTTTGGCAGAAGTAGAG AGAATGTGTCCATTTTTATGTGAAAACTGCAAAAATAGGCAACACCAATGCTTCAGATGTGGACAGCTTGAGCCATCCCATGGGCCAAATGCTAAG GTGTTTCAATGCAATAAAGAATCTTGCGGATATTTTTACCACCCTAAGTGCATTGCACAATTACTGGATCCTAATGCCACTGATGGAGCTTGTGAGTTGGAGAGAAGGATTATGGAAGGCATGCCATTTTCGTGCCCCATACATTGGTGTTTCAAATGTGGAATCATGGAGAACAAAACTCAAAGAGGACTTAAGATTGCGGCGTGTAGACGCTGTCCAAGGGCATATCACTTGCAATGTCTTCCAAG agaaatatcCTTCAAAacaaaagacaaggatatcatcAAACGTGCTTGGAAGCTTTCCGAAACAATTTTGATTTACTGCCT AGATCATGAGATAGACAAGGCTACTAGAACAGCTAGAAGGAACCATATAAAATTCCCAGCTATGCCTGAAGGAAGCACAGACAAGGTGACTGGCAAAAGGGAAAATAACACTGACCAATCAACAAAATCTATAGAATCGCCGAACATGTTGTGA